Proteins encoded in a region of the Epinephelus lanceolatus isolate andai-2023 chromosome 20, ASM4190304v1, whole genome shotgun sequence genome:
- the LOC144458974 gene encoding uncharacterized protein LOC144458974, with product MVEDKAKEELTKELSLTAYKMLNETVLAQVIIFNKLREGESSHLTLDTYETASTNPINKDIYETLSPLEKELSKLLTHLEVQGKRGRKVPVFLTQRMKESIDLLINRRDEAGIPAENPYLFARPGTMTNIRGCDCLQKYAEESKAENPELLRSAKLRKQVATLCQLLDLNEKELEQVARLMGHDIRVHRDFYLQTDKAFQIAKISKLLFAMEQGTESLNGKNLNTTNPSVNVENPMSPSETVPQEGKKRAREVDDDGCLDLFSPRKKLDPCNEDDQSPGISLSQRLPPRMRRRKRKKAEKQIDSVHSSVN from the exons ATGGTGGAAGATAAAGCAAAGGAGGAACTGACAAAGGAGCTCAGTTTAACCGCCTACAAGATGTTGAATGAGACGGTTCTGGCACAGGTCATTATCTTCAACAAGCTGCGTGAAGGGGAATCATCACACTTGACTCTTGACACCTACGAAACAGCAAGCACAAATCCCATAAACAAGGACATATATGAAACCTTGTCTCCTCTAGAGAAAGAGCTCAGCAAGCTTCTAACTCACTTAGAAGTCCAAGGAAAAAGAGGCAGGAAGGTACCTGTTTTCTTGACACAGAGAATGAAGGAGTCAATTGACTTGTTGATTAACAGAAGAGATGAAGCTGGCATACCTGCTGAAAACCCTTATCTCTTTGCAAGACCTGGTACAATGACAAACATACGTGGCTGTGACTGTCTGCAAAAATATGCAGAGGAAAGCAAAGCAGAAAACCCTGAGCTCCTGAGATCAGCTAAATTAAGAAAACAGGTGGCCACCCTATGCCAACTCCTGGATCTGAATGAAAAGGAGCTGGAACAAGTTGCAAGGCTTATGGGGCATGACATCAGAGTTCATCGCGACTTTTACCTACAGACGGACAAAGCATTTCAAATTGCTAAAATAAGCAAACTTCTGTTTGCAATGGAGCAAGGCACTGAGAGCTTAAACGGGAAGAACCTCAACACCACCAACCCTTCTGTTAATG TTGAAAATCCCATGTCACCTTCTGAGACTGTCccacaagaaggaaaaaaaagagccagAGAGGTGGATGATg ATGGATGTCTTGACCTGTTCTCCCCCAGAAAGAAATTAGACCCCTGCAATGAGGATG ATCAGAGCCCAGGAATAAGCCTTAGTCAGAGGCTTCCACCGAGGATGAGAAGAAGAAAAcggaaaaaggcagagaaacAAATAG ACAGTGTGCATTCCAGTGTCAACTGA